In Chitinophagaceae bacterium C216, the genomic stretch GTACAGCAGAATAAGTTTAGGGAAGACCTTTACTATCGATTGAGTACTGTACCCATTCGTGTCCCACCACTTTCCAGTCGTAAGGAAGATATCGTATTACTCTTTAGAAAGTTTGCGGCCGATTTTGCTGATAAATACAAAACACCTGCAGTACAGCTGACAGATGACGCTAAAGAGTTGCTACTCAACTATCCTTGGCCCGGTAATATTCGCGAACTGAAAAATATTGCCGAGCAAGTTTCTGTACTTGCAAAAGACAAGATTATAAGCGCTAAAGAACTGAGTCGCTATCTACAACCTTACTCATCCAACAGATTGCCGATGGTGATGCCCGGCAATACTCAGCAAGAGTTCCAAAACGAAAGAGAAATATTATATAAGCTTTTCTTTGACCTAAAAAAAGATGTAACCGAGCTTAAAAAAATGTTTATTGAAGTACTACAAAATCCGGCGCTTGCATCCCAAAGCTCTGCTCTAATGCAAAGCTTGCAGGATTTGAAAAGTAGTCACGATCCTTATCATCAGTTTCCGGCAGCACTGCAACTCGAAATGCATGCCCACATGCCAGATAGTCATGGACAGCAGCATGCGCCCATTACCATAGGCGTGGACCATAATATCCAGGAACATGAGGAGGTAGAAGAAAACCTGAATATCATGGATAAAGAAAAAGAACTCATCATTAAAGCTTTAAAGAAACATAATAGCAAAAGAAAAGATGCGGCCTTGGATCTAGGTATCAGTGAACGGACACTTTACAGAAAACTCAAGGAATATGATATTGAAGAATTATAAAAGATTATTGGTAGTTGCTTTAATTTTTGCAACCTTTTGCATCGGTTTTACGCAAAGTGGTTGTGGCATTTATAGATTTAAGGATGTGAGCATTCCCGACAGTGTGCGACTGGTAAAAATCAACCAGATACAAAACAAAGCATCTTATGTCAACCCACGTTTAGCACCTGCACTGACGGATAAATTACGTCAGAAAATCGTCAGCCAAACACGCATTGGCCAAACCAATGGAGATAATGCAGATTGGATTATCGACTGCACCATTACGAGTTATTCGTTTTCAACATCGGGTATTTCCAATCAGCAGGTAAATACCAACAGACTTAACGTAGGGGTGCATATTGAGGTGAAAGATAACCATACCCAAAAGATTATCGGTAAATATGACGTCTCCACTCCTTTTGATTATTCTGGCAGCATGAGCCTGCAGCAAGCCGAGCAGGCACTAGAGTCCCAAATGTTGCGGGATATTCCTGACGCCATATTTAACCGTATATTCTCAAACTGGTAATTTCGCAATATGAATCAACTGATCAATGTACTGGCAGATGCCGTGTTGTCCAAAAAATTGGATGCTTGCAGTGTAGAGGAATTGCAGGATCTGTCGGAAAAATATCCTTATTCTTCCGCATTACAACTATTGTATACACAAAAACTGAAAGAACAAAATAGTGATGCGCTCAATGAGCAGCTTCAAAAAACACTTTTGTATTATAAAAACCCTTTGTTTATCCATTATATTCTGAATGCCGAAACAAACAAGGCACAGACATCTTCAAACAAAACATACGATAAAGAGATAGCTCAAGAACTTGCAGCGGCTACACCGACTGCAGCTATATACACCGAAGAAGATGCCCCCGCAATATCAGAGATGGTACAGGAAGATGAAGGTGAGATTTCAATTCCAAAATTAAAAATTGAGCCCCTCGACCCTGCTACCGCACAGCTCGCCTTTACACCTTACCATACCATCGACTATTTTGCAGCAGAAGGCATTAAGCTGAACGATGAACAGAACCCTATAAAGGATCGCTTCAGCACACAGCTCAAAAGCTTTACCGATTGGATCAAGCAAATGAAGCGCCTGCCCGGTAGCTCCTATCAGACTAATATCACCGCTTTAGAAGAAAAAAAGATTGAAAAAATGGCAGCGCAATCGGTAAGCGGGGAAAATGCCGTTACGGAAGCCATGGCGGAAGTATGGATAAAACAGGGCAATAAAGAGAAAGCTATTGAGATATATAAGAAATTAAGTTTGCAAAATCCCCACAAAAACGCTTATTTTGCAGCCAAAATTGACTATTTAAAGAATTTAATATGACAGTTTTATTTGTTATACTGATTATACTTGCCGCAGTAATACTTGGCTTTATTATATTGATTCAGAACCCAAAAGGAGGTGGTCTCGCTGGTAATTTCGCTGGTGTAAGCAGTCAATTTATGGGTGTAAAACAGACAAACGATATTCTGGAAAGAGGTACTTGGATTTTTGCGGCTGTTATTGCACTTTTAAGTCTTTTGTCTACTTTCTTTATAGCTCCTTCGAGCGGCTCTAAAGGCAGATTGCAGGATATAGGAGGTGCCCCTGTGCAGCAATCAGCCCCTGCACCAACTCAATCTGCACCGGCAACTACTCTTCCAGCTCAAACAGCACCGGCTGCAGATTCGGGCAAATAATAGTAAAGCAGATTACAACTTCACATAATTATTTAACCTGCGTAAAATTTACGCAGGTTTTTTGTCTTTATCACCCACTGCGGAGCTCATTACCTTACTTTTGCTTTATATTCACTGCGGAAAATTCATTAGTTAACCCTTATCCACATATTACCTTGAAAAAGCTACTGAAGATATTCTTTATTACGATTGCAATACTTGTAGCATTTACAGCTTTCATATTCTTTGGGCCGGCGACCAACTCGCCTGAAGATGGCTTTCTTTATGTCAAAACTGGTACTACCATGCCCGAACTAGAGCGCCAGCTTGTAGACGAAGGCGTGTTGAAAAGTATACTATGGTTTAACCTTGCCAAAAAACTACTTCCCTTCGAAAAAGTAAAGCCTGGTAAATATAAAATTAGCGAAGGGATGAGTGTGGTAAACTTATTACGGATGCTACGCAATGGCCGCCAGCAGCCCGTAAACTTTGTAGTAACTAAAATTCGCACCAAAGAACAACTGGCAGCTCGGATGGGCAAACAGTTCGAATTTGATTCGCTTGCTGCGATTCAGTTCTTAAGTAGCAATGATTCGCTCAAAGACTATAATCTAGATAGTAATACAGTAATGGCGGCTGTATTACCGCTCACCTACGAAAATAGGTGGAATACCACACCCCGTGCAGTTTTTGAGAAGTTTTATAACGCTTATAAGATATTCTGGAACGATACCCGCAAGCAAAAAGCACAGGAAAAAGGCTTGTCGATAACAGAAGTCATTACCTTGGCATCCATCGTTGATGAGGAAACCAATGCAGAAAAAGAAAAGGGACTAATTGCAAGTGTCTATCTCAATCGTCTGGCAAAAGGGATGAAGCTGCAGGCAGACCCTACTGTAAAGTTTGCCTTAAAAAACTTTGGCATAAAACGGGTATTATTAAAACATCTCACAGCAGACTCTCCCTACAACACTTATAAAAATAAAGGTCTGCCGCCGGGTCCTATATGCACCCCGCAGGAATCTACTATAGATTCAGTTTTAAATGCACCGAAAACTGATTATATTTATTTTGTAGCGAGTCCTGCCTTTGACGGCACCCATGTTTTTGCAACAAACTATAACGATCATATGAATTACGCAAAAGCATATCAGCAGGCACTGAACGAGCGTTTTGGCAAACCATCAACCACTTCAGAAAATAAGTGAAGCAAAGAATAATAAATAAAATACAGAACTCACGTTTATGGCAAAAGCTGGTGGAGCACAGTCATCGC encodes the following:
- the mltG gene encoding Endolytic murein transglycosylase, which gives rise to MPELERQLVDEGVLKSILWFNLAKKLLPFEKVKPGKYKISEGMSVVNLLRMLRNGRQQPVNFVVTKIRTKEQLAARMGKQFEFDSLAAIQFLSSNDSLKDYNLDSNTVMAAVLPLTYENRWNTTPRAVFEKFYNAYKIFWNDTRKQKAQEKGLSITEVITLASIVDEETNAEKEKGLIASVYLNRLAKGMKLQADPTVKFALKNFGIKRVLLKHLTADSPYNTYKNKGLPPGPICTPQESTIDSVLNAPKTDYIYFVASPAFDGTHVFATNYNDHMNYAKAYQQALNERFGKPSTTSENK
- the norR gene encoding Anaerobic nitric oxide reductase transcription regulator NorR; translated protein: MDLQSIKNRFGIIGNSPELNYALEVAVQVASTDLTVLIIGESGVGKEAFSSIIHSLSPRKHNPFIAVNCGAIPEGTIDSELFGHEKGSFTGAVDARKGYFETVNGGTIFLDEIGEMPLGTQARLLRVLEAGEYIRVGSSKVQKTNVRVVAATNKDLLQLVQQNKFREDLYYRLSTVPIRVPPLSSRKEDIVLLFRKFAADFADKYKTPAVQLTDDAKELLLNYPWPGNIRELKNIAEQVSVLAKDKIISAKELSRYLQPYSSNRLPMVMPGNTQQEFQNEREILYKLFFDLKKDVTELKKMFIEVLQNPALASQSSALMQSLQDLKSSHDPYHQFPAALQLEMHAHMPDSHGQQHAPITIGVDHNIQEHEEVEENLNIMDKEKELIIKALKKHNSKRKDAALDLGISERTLYRKLKEYDIEEL